The window GTGTGGAGTATTTATTTCCTACAGTAATTTTAATGGGAATATTTCAAATATTAATTGGAGTTTTTAAATGGGGAAAATTTTCAAGATTAATACCTCATCCAGTAATGTTAGGATTTGTAAATGGGTTAGCAATTGTTATTTTTATAGCTCAATTGAATCAATTTAAAATAATAAATGAATTTGGGAATAAAGTTTGGATGAGTGGAATCCAACTTTATGTAATGATATTTTTAGTTTTAATAACAATGGGAATAACTCATTT of the Cetobacterium ceti genome contains:
- a CDS encoding SulP family inorganic anion transporter, giving the protein MGKLKISELKNEILSGITVSLAMVPEAVAFAFVAGLSPIVGLHTSVIIALCAAIFGGRPGMISGAAGSIAVVFVSLVSLYGVEYLFPTVILMGIFQILIGVFKWGKFSRLIPHPVMLGFVNGLAIVIFIAQLNQFKIINEFGNKVWMSGIQLYVMIFLVLITMGITH